The Desmodus rotundus isolate HL8 chromosome 3, HLdesRot8A.1, whole genome shotgun sequence genome includes a region encoding these proteins:
- the ASCL4 gene encoding achaete-scute homolog 4, protein MMEKRKPAGLLTLPYHLHPVPLSLPGTLPRLPLRDPFRVPLHMDDACCARRRPYLPLPLDGAFEPAFLRKRNERERQRVRCVNEGYARLRDHLPRELAGRRLSKVETLRAAIGYIKHLQELLERHAQGQEGPAGPPRRPDCNSDGESKASSVPSPCSEPEEGGS, encoded by the coding sequence ATGATGGAGAAACGTAAACCAGCCGGACTGCTGACCTTGCCGTACCACCTCCACCCGGTGCCCCTGAGCCTGCCAGGGACCCTGCCCCGCCTCCCTCTGAGGGACCCCTTCAGGGTCCCCTTGCATATGGATGACGCGTGCTGCGCCCGGAGACGGCCCTACCTGCCCCTGCCGCTGGACGGCGCCTTCGAGCCCGCCTTCCTCCGCAAGCGCAACGAGCGCGAGCGGCAACGCGTGCGCTGCGTGAACGAAGGGTACGCGCGCCTCCGAGACCACCTGCCACGGGAGCTGGCGGGCAGGCGCCTCAGCAAGGTGGAGACGCTCCGCGCCGCCATCGGCTACATCAAGCACCTCCAGGAGTTGCTGGAGCGCCACGCGCAGGGGCAGGAGGGCCCAGCCGGCCCCCCGCGCAGGCCCGACTGCAACAGCGATGGCGAGTCCAAGGCCTCCTCGGTGCCGTCGCCCTGCAGCGAGCCGGAGGAAGGGGGCAGCTAG